In candidate division WOR-3 bacterium, one genomic interval encodes:
- the ftsZ gene encoding cell division protein FtsZ has translation MIEPVEERNLAKIAVVGIGGAGNNAINHMIEAKLTGVEFYAINTDLQALSLNLAENRIQIGAQITGGLGSGGNPELGRKACEESLDLIKDILTGYDMVFLAAGEGGGTGTGASPLIAEVAKTQGAIVIAVVTKPFEFEGKHRMRQALCGIQELKDKVDTLIVIPNQRLLTNYAQISCFEAFRMADEVLLNAVKGISDLITQPGVINIDFADVRNVMLEKGSAFISTGIASGEGRATEAAHRAIASPLIEDINIETARKILLNIAGDEKLTLQEVNEAASIIYNATNGYAEIRFGAVKDLSLKDTIRVTVIATGIEEALPKITDVCDLLESQDLFPVRPRIRKKDDKIIIDKTNLEIPTFIRRQID, from the coding sequence ATGATTGAACCTGTTGAAGAAAGAAACTTAGCCAAAATTGCAGTAGTGGGCATTGGTGGTGCGGGCAATAATGCAATCAATCATATGATTGAAGCCAAATTAACTGGCGTTGAATTTTATGCGATTAACACTGACCTGCAAGCACTTTCGCTAAATTTAGCAGAAAATCGAATCCAAATTGGTGCACAGATTACCGGCGGACTTGGTTCAGGCGGTAATCCCGAATTGGGACGCAAAGCTTGTGAAGAGTCTTTAGACTTGATAAAAGATATCCTTACAGGTTATGATATGGTATTTTTAGCTGCAGGAGAAGGCGGCGGAACCGGAACAGGGGCATCACCACTTATAGCTGAAGTTGCTAAAACTCAAGGAGCGATTGTGATTGCAGTAGTTACAAAACCATTTGAATTTGAAGGTAAACACCGCATGCGACAAGCACTATGTGGAATTCAAGAACTCAAGGATAAAGTCGATACATTAATTGTAATTCCTAATCAAAGACTGTTAACTAATTATGCTCAGATTTCTTGTTTTGAAGCATTTCGCATGGCTGATGAAGTCTTATTAAATGCAGTGAAAGGTATTTCAGATTTAATAACCCAACCAGGGGTAATAAACATCGATTTTGCGGATGTGCGCAATGTGATGTTGGAAAAAGGTAGTGCCTTTATCTCAACCGGCATTGCTTCGGGTGAAGGTCGAGCCACTGAAGCCGCACATCGGGCAATAGCGTCACCGCTGATTGAAGATATTAATATTGAGACTGCCAGAAAAATCTTACTTAATATTGCTGGCGATGAGAAACTGACACTACAAGAAGTTAATGAAGCAGCCTCGATAATCTATAATGCAACTAACGGCTATGCGGAAATAAGATTCGGAGCAGTAAAAGACCTTAGTCTCAAAGATACAATTCGAGTTACGGTTATCGCTACTGGTATCGAAGAAGCTTTGCCCAAAATTACAGATGTTTGTGATTTGTTGGAATCACAAGATTTATTTCCGGTACGACCACGAATTCGGAAAAAAGATGATAAGATTATCATCGACAAAACAAACTTAGAAATTCCAACTTTCATCAGGAGACAAATCGATTAG